TCAAAACCTGAATTGTGACCTACAAGAGAACATGTACAGTTACAGAATCTAGCATGTaccatataaaaaagaaaagataatccaGTAAAAATTTTTGAGGATCTTGTGTTACTCTCACAGTcattaaagtaattataaaaaaagagagatgaaaacatgATGCCTGGTTCGAGCAACAACTACTGACAATTcaccaaaaaaagacaaaacaacaaaaacaaaaagaaaaaaaccaaaagcttAACAAAAAATAGAGCATCGTGTACCAatacaagaaaagcaaaattttatttaactgataAATCTTGACCAACACTGTATTGGTGTTAAAAGGGgaacccagggcagcccgggtggctcagcggtttagtgccaccttcggcccagggtgtgaccctggggtcctgggatcgagtcccacgttgggctccctgcctggagcctgcttctccctctgcctgtgtctgcttctctctgtgtgtctctcatgaataaataaataaaatcttaaaaaaaaataaaaataaaaaaataaaagggtaacCCATATAAGGAATTATTATAAACTTACCTGATAACCAATAAGcctactatatttatatattttttcaaacagtgactaaaaaatattccataaatattataaaatattcatgaacaAAAGAGATGAGAATTTTCTTGCACATATGAGTTCTTCCCTTAGAGAGATGCATCTATAAACCAAAGAATACTAAAGAATGAACAGACTAGTAGGTGCATTCTCCAAACTCTGACCcttgtaaataaaaaaagaaagcatcaagATAATTAAGTTTTTTATGTATCACATCTCTgaagagcaggaaagaaaaatattagttcAGTAACAATATTTTATTACAGTTACTTACCgcatcattttccttttcataaaaatagatatatctGTTCAGAATTTCTATAAAAAGTTGCACTTGTAAAGAGGGGTCCATGCACTGATTTGCTATTTTCAGAGCTTTCTTTAGGCATTCCATTACCCTCTTGCCTCCATGAAGCTAGAATAaaagggtgaggtgggggggagggggagagtatTAAAGAGATTAATGAATCACAAATGTCCCATTTCACACAAAGAAATAAGCACAACACTACAGTGGCTCTTTTTTAAGGTGCACAAcaaatttaaatctcatttcttttttttttttttttaaagcacgcagctataatttacaaatagaatttattttatgtatttattaattaaatgttttggtttaagatgtatattttttaaaaagcagtgtatAAACTTACTGTATTACAATATACTCAAAGTGAAGCTTCACCATAGGATGTAACTACATCACCATAGGATGTAACATTATACATTACTGtccatttcatttctcttaataaACAAGGCAACTTTGTCAGGCTTCCAAGCCCTCCAGATGTTTCACCTCTAGTGCACAAGGCCGTGGCAGCTATCCCCTTCCTGCAGCATGGTCGGGAATGACCTCCCTCCTTACCTCCTCCCCAtttttgtctgtgtttctgccaGACCAGAAGAGATGTGCACAGGTGCTCACAGCTCGGCCCTGATCGGGTTTCTTCAGAAGTTTGGATGCAGCAAGTGCACACTGAGTTCTCAAAGGTTCATGATTCTCTTCACTGAAGCACTTCATCCTCTCAAAAGTACCAATGATCAAGGTGATGGCAGCCAGCTGTGCTTTGGAATCACTGATTTCATCTTCATACAGAGAAAATGCCTGGTGAACAAGAAATAGAAGAGACCTTTACCACCATCTATTGGAGTGTTTTCTAAAGTACTTCCCACCAAAAGCCCATCTGGTGACAGGCTCTGTACTCCCTTCAGATCACACGTTGACCCCTCTCATGGAGAGTCCTAAGACACAGCTCATGCAGGAAAGATACTGACAACCTGCAACAAAGTTGTTTTAACTTTTCCTTAACCCAGAGTTCACAAactaaatttaacaaaggagCTTTTCACTCCAGGAAACACTTATACCAAGACCCACCCAGAAATCTTAAATCTCATTAGCCCCTAGTGGATGGTCCATTTTCCTGCAATCATTGCAACTAGAGCATTAAGGAGTTCCAAGACGGTGGGAAGGGGTGGTTATACATTCACTGAAGAGGAAATCCACGTGCACTATATCTTACCTACAACAGGTGGCTGCACACAGCAAAACCGATCAGACaacacagaaaggagaaaagacaatcaCCTGGGACATAAATTCATATGCTACCGTTTCATGATTTTCAAAACCAATTTCTCCAGCAGCTAGAGCCCCTTGAAGGAAGAGTCTCAAGGGTAATTCTGCTAGCTCTGCCTTGATCAAAGCACTGATAGTCTGGTGAGCGAATGAAAAAATCTTCTGgcatttcttttcccatttgtcatcctaaaagagaaaaaagtttaaattaccTTCCTTTCAAGATGAGCCAGCTCaagaatattcattttcttttttttaagagtttattcatttattcatgagacacacatacagagagagagagagagagagagagagagagagaggcagagacacaggcagagggagaagcaggccccatgcagggagcccgatatacggaattcgatcctgggtctccaggatcacaccctgggccgaaggcaggtgctaaaccactgagccacctgggctgcccaagaatattcattttctttcttttttttaatttttatttatttatgatagtcacacacagagagagagagaggcagagacataagcagagggagaagcaggctccatgcaccgggagcccaacgtgggattcgatcccgggtctccaggatcgtgccctgggccaaaggcaggccctaaaccgctacgccacccagggttcccgaatattcattttatgaagcttcTATAGAACAAACAGGGAAAGCAGGAGCGCTGAGCTCAAGGTTCTCCTGTTATCCTCCTTCATCTCATTTATGAAGCACACAAGTCCATCAAGCACAGTATCTTCTCAAACATCCCTTTGTGGTTACTGGCTgtataatttttgaatatttggcattttgtttttactcatCAGAAACTCAAAACACACCCCAACTGGACAGAATTAGGAAGATAAGCAAATGGATTTTAAACACTGAGATCATCCCTAAATCCACCACCCAGCATTGATCACTGATAACATTCTGATGTTAACATCTTTTTTCCTATGCAAATGTATTATAACTGGGATCGctattctggttttgttttctactttataGTAACTCATCAGAAGAGTTAAATTGGGTTCATACTGCATATACTTGCATCaaacttcttttccttcacttATTTTGTCATAACAATCTCCCTCATGATACTAAGTTCCTGGAAATCACTTTAATGACTAGAAAATATTCCACACACTGGATgtagcataatttatttaaatatttccttttggaaATAATCTGCAATACCACAACGAATGCTAATGTTCCATATACACAAGGTTTTTTTGAATCCCTAATTATTTACTTAGTATAAATTCTTACAAGTGGAATTATTAGATCTTTTAAGGCTCTCCATATTGCCAGTTTTTTATACAAAGACTGTAGTATGTCACATGCCCACCATTACTAGGTGAGAATGCATTCTCATAATACCATTGCCATTGCaaaccttctttctcttttctctttaccaGTTTGATTTCTAAAACAGAGGTTCATTGCTGTAATTACCAGTGaggttaaatattttatctatatctGACCATTCAAATTTCTTATTAAAGCAAtcagttcttttcattttttaaaagagggtaATAGTCACAGACTTGCTATAAGGATTAAATGCAATAATCCAAGTATACAGATAATCCTTGGCACAGTATATGGCACATAGTGAATGCTAGCTGCTATTTCTATTGTTACATTCACCAAAATCTATACATGGAATGCTGGAAAAAGTCCTAAATGAGCAGGTGGCATAATAAAAACTGGCTATGTCATGCTGGCAAGTCTACTGAATAAATCTTGTTTCTCCAATATTGGAAAAGTAAGTTTACtgagtttttattctttaaacactAATTTGACTATCCAACTTTAGGTACATCAGATTGAAGGATTTCCTATAAAACTATCATCATTGAAGATTTAAGCCATGATTCTGCTTAAGGAATACGTGCATAAAAAAAGTACATGATTCATAAAATTATTCAATTTCAGGCTTTTGGAGAGAGGTTATTATGCAATGCTAGGCAAAACTATCTTGAATTAGATCTCACCTATTATGTACTTGCAACCTCTGCATGAGATTACTGTATCACTTTAGAATTGGTAGAGACTCTAAAGTAAAATCATTCTTAAACTAAAGCACTCTGAGCcaattttgtaataaatttatCAATGTCTCCAAGTAATCTTTAAATACGGAAAACCTAGCATAAATTTACACTGCTTTAATCTTtcatttctaagtgttttttgtGATCCCTCAGCTAGTATGCAATCTACCAACACTACGGTTAGGAAAACTTAACACAGGATGTATAAAGAATTGAAACTGGAATTTTATTATTCCATAGtctatttctgtatatatttgaaatattctaacaaatacacataaagaagaagaaaaaaaagaaaaaaagtagtgaCATACTTAAATGTAAACCCACCACTTTAGAATTCTCTTTGTAGCGAAACGCCAGCTGGTAGGCTGCAAACACCAAAGGTGGCAGTGTGAAGCGAATCCGTTGATTTCCACCAGCTCCAAAATGTTTTCGTGCGGTGTTTAaaatctgaccaaaaaaaaatccccccaaaacatTAATCTTTCCTGCACTATgattaatcatttataaaattaaatgagggCTCTAATCATTGTTATTGCTACAATTTTTAATTGCATCTGCTGCTATACCAGGCTTAATGGTAGATGCTTACATTTCTTATTGCACTGAGTCAATAAAACCAACATCATAACCAAAACAGTAACcctatttcacaaatgaagaagcCGGAGGTTCAAAGAGGCCACATAATGTGCCCAAGGTTACAAGACCagtcagaggcagagatacatgttaacatattttcatatacatatgtacaaagTCGGCTGTGCTGACAGAGATTGCAGGCTCTGAAGACAGACTTCTACTAACATTTACTTACCTGAGTGACCCTGAGCAAATTCTTTACCTTCTCTTAGCTATTAaagtttcatttgcttttgttgttggGAAGATCAAGTAATACACATGAAGAGTTACTAGTACCTGACACAAGGCAAGGGTGCCAGGGCTTAGAAAATGTTGGTTATTACTAGAATGCAAAATAGCTATATGTATTTTGTTGGTATGTCTTACCTGctaatttggagaaaaaagacaaagtaaaaggAAATGGCAATATACTTTAAAAGAGCTACTGTGAAATAAACGTCATATTGTCTCGGAAAAACCCACAAGAATTcatgaaatactttttaatatgtGTGATACAATGTGTGACATatccaggtttttaaaatttctctgataTAATAGATAAGTGAATGCATTTTCCCTTGGGGAAGTCAGAGCTACTGATCCTCGCCGTAAAGGTCTCTCAGTGCACAAGCATAATCAACTGGCTACATGTGGAAGGGATACTTCCTACTACTACATTTGGAacagaacaaaaaatgaaaacacatgtagGCACGTATGTGAGACACAGAAACATAAGGGAATCAATCAGCCAGTCACTATGTACAGATCACACACAGCGCACAGCTGGCCTGCCCAGAATGTTTATCAGTAAGCCAAGTCAAAGAGTATCACACTGCCGACAGAAATCATTCTTCTTCACACTGCTTGTGATGGAATACAAGAGTGTCAACTACAACAAAAAAAGTCACCAGAAGGAGAAAGTCAGGACTCAACCTCAAATGAAAGTGTTCCCCCATCATATCATCAGTCTAACAGCCTACAAATCCAACAAGTTAAACTACACTTTCCCCAAACAATAATTAGATTGCCATCTGTGCTAACttccattaaaataaatcatcatGCATCAATCACCAATATTCCTACTCAGGCAACATATTATTCATTTCACAAAGATTTATTGAGAACTAATGATAAAGGAAAACTTCTGCTTGTTCTTCACCAGGAAAAAGAGGttaagagaaagaatttgaattttaaagtcttttcatacatttttaaaatttgtcaacTTATATTTTCAGACTTCAGACACATAAATACAATTGAATATACGGATTGCTGCTTATACTCTAAGTTTTATCCTGATAAAGTTATGACAAACTGGATAAAAGGAgaatagttaaaaaagaaaatgaacatgaaGAAGTACTATCCACTCAACTAAGGAAGATGGGCTTTCTATAATTCTTAAGTCCTCAAAGAAACTAGAGCAACCAATATATTTCCCATAAGCTCACAATTATGCATTTCTATATAAAGTCAAACTCCATGGGTATCACTTAATCTCTTATTCAGCTGCAACTTTTTCAAAACCTTCTAAGACCACAACTGTTTCAGACCATTTTAGGTACATCTACATGGAATTTCGACCTAGGAGCCGTGACGGTATGTGATAACTGAGTTAACTCCTACCAAGTACTGCTGATCTGGGTCCTCAGACCGCAGAAGATGAATGAATCTGCCCACAAGGCTCTGCTCATCAGCAAAGTCTTCTGGATCAGGGTCTTCTATGGGCTGATCTGGCTGATCCTGAATCAATGTGGACACCAAATTCATTATGGAATCCACCTGTAACACGAGAGATGCAGGAACCACTGAAGTGAAACCATCAGCATATAAAGTCACTGTCAAAGCGTTTCTAGTTGTGTAAGTCCCAAGGAGCAAACTCTTTACCTTCTCTTAGCTATTAaagtttcatttgcttttgttgtattaaaaacataattccTTTTATTGTAAGAAAGTTTATGTATATTGATGTGCATACAGACAAGAGTAGAAAAACACACACCAAATATTAACGAATAGTAGTTATTCTCTTTCTGGTGGGCTTatagttttatgtatatatttttttaggatttttaaaaaaattatttattcacaagagacacagagagaggcagagacacaggcagaaggagaagcaggctccatgcaggaagccagacgcATGACtcgagccccccaggcatcccagattatagttttataatttcttctttatacacctctaatttctaatttatataatgaataaacTCTTTGTAACCTTTTTTAGTATTAAATTACcgtcttctcccatttcatatgTCTGCCTCAAGGTCTAAAATCATTACaatattgtttctgttttcctaataTCGCATGTTGGTATTCTCTTACCTGGTCTTGAGAGACAATTTCTGTGTTATAATCCAGAACATTACTAAGCACATAACAACTCATGCTCTTTCTGGACTCATAGTCAAAATACTCAAAAAGTGggtgaaaatgttttaatttcaagACTGTTAAGATATTGTTGTAAGTGTCAACAGGTATCTTCAAAAGTCTGGTGAGCTCTTTTGAAACTGCACTACTGGTAGCaatactacaaaaaagaaaaataacagccCTTTAATGAGTAAAATTAACTttctatatatacaaatacactcTGCATAAAAACttgaagattttcattttcacGTTAAAGGAAACAGGTCAAGTGAATTACATCACCTCAAAATACTCCAATGACTTCCTTCTAAGAAGATAAAGATGCCTATCTAAATACAAACATGTACTCATCTCTTAATGTTCTATTAATACAAAATAAGACGTAACATTGAACAGGTTATACAGCTGGAGTTAAAATGACTGTCTAGAATTTGACATTTTTAGGAACATATTTTAAGTGATAGTTAAGTTCTTGAGCACCCAGTAAATGATGTATACTCATGAAGAAAATGAGTAGGGAGAAAAATTCATCCAAAACTAGCAACtccacaaaataggaaaaaaactgcTTCTTCTGCATCAGATGTTGGTGATTTAGGAAAAGCAGGCTGAATTTAAGGTAGCAGCTTGTCGGAGTATTCCGTGCAGTGCAGGATGGGACAGTAAGGGGACTGCTGGGGAAAAGGTAAAGGGATCACAAGTGCCCACAGTGGCCACTAGAGGATGCCAAAGACTAGGAAAGCACAGTTGAGGAAGCTCCCAACTATTGGCAACAAAATGGACTTTCCTTGATGGTATCAAAAACAAAGCtcaaaatagaaagatattttaaaccaatttaatttcaccttaaatatatatatacatacatatatatatatgctcctaattttttttacaacttaTTCATCTGTAGAAAATCACTTCCTATGAAAATACCGCTTAACATAAACACAGCTGACCCATGAACAACATGGATTCGAACTGTGCAGGCCAACTTATTCATAGATGTTTTCCTACAAATATAGTATGGTActacaaaatgtattttctcttcctgtaatttttaaaataacattttcttttctctagctgacttgattttaagaatatagtatatactaCATGGaatgtacaaaatatgtgttaatcaacttaCTGGTAAGGCTTCTGGACAACAGGCTATCAATAGTCAAGTTTTAGGGAGTTGCAGAGTTCTTCAATTGCGCAGAAGGTTAACCTCcacattgttcaaaggtcaactgttaATTCCCTTACCAGTTTGAAAACTTATTCATATATTAAAGGGGTCTGAAATGGAGAGACTCTGGTCCATGAAGACTACTTAAGAGTCCATGAATGCCACTATTTGATCATGTACACAGCCAACATATTGGTTGTTACTTTCTGCCCTGATTAATACCAAGCATTATCAATCTAACAAACGCTTAAGACAAATGTAAACATTTCaaaaagcaattaagaaaaaCTAATCTAGAATTAAGTAAGTGCTTTATGAgggtttttataaaaatgtaactttGACTTACTGTTCAAGGTTGAGCTTATTAAATATCTCCACTGTAGTTTCTAGAACTTTATCAACATAGTCCACACGATCAGGGTAACACTTCATAGCAAGATTAATTAGAGAGACTTGTAAAGATACAACATCCTCTGAAGGCATGTCTTGTCTAGACTGAAATGTTTAGAAAAccacagaatttattttaaacaatcaCAAAAGGGTCTACCTCCTGAGAAGTTTCAAAGTTTTAAGAACTTAGAAGAAAAACCATACAAACCTGTATTACTGTAGCCACCTGCTGTGAAAATATGTCAAAAAGTTTAATATCTGCTGGGATTCCAGGTCCATCTTCACGGTGAGCAAATAAAgctaatctgaaaaagaaaacaatctgtaACAAATACAGGGATTTAGGCAGTGGGATCATGGATGACATTttgttctttatacttttctatatttttacaagGTTTTTCTCCTAGAAcactaaaaaagattttaaaaaggactgGAATGGAGTCGATCATTCCctcaattcatttaaaaaaaattttaatggtgttgtattagtttcaggtgtacaatatagtgattcaacacttccacacatcacccagtgctcattatacaagtgtcctccttatccccatcacttatttctcCCACcgacctccccccctcccccccccccgtaacaagtttgttttctagagtaaaaagtcag
This region of Vulpes lagopus strain Blue_001 chromosome 23, ASM1834538v1, whole genome shotgun sequence genomic DNA includes:
- the VPS35 gene encoding vacuolar protein sorting-associated protein 35 isoform X2 — encoded protein: MPTTQQSPQDEQEKLLDEAIQAVKVQSFQMKRCLDKNKLMDALKHASNMLGELRTSMLSPKSYYELYMAISDELHYLEVYLTDEFAKGRKVADLYELVQYAGNIIPRLYLLITVGVVYVKSFPQSRKDILKDLVEMCRGVQHPLRGLFLRNYLLQCTRNILPDEGEPTDEETTGDISDSMDFVLLNFAEMNKLWVRMQHQGHSRDREKRERERQELRILVGTNLVRLSQLEGVNVERYKQIVLTGILEQVVNCRDALAQEYLMECIIQVFPDEFHLQTLNPFLRACAELHQNVNVKNIIIALIDRLALFAHREDGPGIPADIKLFDIFSQQVATVIQSRQDMPSEDVVSLQVSLINLAMKCYPDRVDYVDKVLETTVEIFNKLNLEHIATSSAVSKELTRLLKIPVDTYNNILTVLKLKHFHPLFEYFDYESRKSMSCYVLSNVLDYNTEIVSQDQVDSIMNLVSTLIQDQPDQPIEDPDPEDFADEQSLVGRFIHLLRSEDPDQQYLILNTARKHFGAGGNQRIRFTLPPLVFAAYQLAFRYKENSKVDDKWEKKCQKIFSFAHQTISALIKAELAELPLRLFLQGALAAGEIGFENHETVAYEFMSQAFSLYEDEISDSKAQLAAITLIIGTFERMKCFSEENHEPLRTQCALAASKLLKKPDQGRAVSTCAHLFWSGRNTDKNGEELHGGKRVMECLKKALKIANQCMDPSLQVQLFIEILNRYIYFYEKENDAVTIQVLNQLIQKIREDLPNLESSEETEQINKHFHNTLEHLRLRRESPESEGPIYEGLVL
- the VPS35 gene encoding vacuolar protein sorting-associated protein 35 isoform X3; amino-acid sequence: MKRCLDKNKLMDALKHASNMLGELRTSMLSPKSYYELYMAISDELHYLEVYLTDEFAKGRKVADLYELVQYAGNIIPRLYLLITVGVVYVKSFPQSRKDILKDLVEMCRGVQHPLRGLFLRNYLLQCTRNILPDEGEPTDEETTGDISDSMDFVLLNFAEMNKLWVRMQHQGHSRDREKRERERQELRILVGTNLVRLSQLEGVNVERYKQIVLTGILEQVVNCRDALAQEYLMECIIQVFPDEFHLQTLNPFLRACAELHQNVNVKNIIIALIDRLALFAHREDGPGIPADIKLFDIFSQQVATVIQSRQDMPSEDVVSLQVSLINLAMKCYPDRVDYVDKVLETTVEIFNKLNLEHIATSSAVSKELTRLLKIPVDTYNNILTVLKLKHFHPLFEYFDYESRKSMSCYVLSNVLDYNTEIVSQDQVDSIMNLVSTLIQDQPDQPIEDPDPEDFADEQSLVGRFIHLLRSEDPDQQYLILNTARKHFGAGGNQRIRFTLPPLVFAAYQLAFRYKENSKVDDKWEKKCQKIFSFAHQTISALIKAELAELPLRLFLQGALAAGEIGFENHETVAYEFMSQAFSLYEDEISDSKAQLAAITLIIGTFERMKCFSEENHEPLRTQCALAASKLLKKPDQGRAVSTCAHLFWSGRNTDKNGEELHGGKRVMECLKKALKIANQCMDPSLQVQLFIEILNRYIYFYEKENDAVTIQVLNQLIQKIREDLPNLESSEETEQINKHFHNTLEHLRLRRESPESEGPIYEGLVL
- the VPS35 gene encoding vacuolar protein sorting-associated protein 35 isoform X1; the protein is MARHKNPTTQQSPQDEQEKLLDEAIQAVKVQSFQMKRCLDKNKLMDALKHASNMLGELRTSMLSPKSYYELYMAISDELHYLEVYLTDEFAKGRKVADLYELVQYAGNIIPRLYLLITVGVVYVKSFPQSRKDILKDLVEMCRGVQHPLRGLFLRNYLLQCTRNILPDEGEPTDEETTGDISDSMDFVLLNFAEMNKLWVRMQHQGHSRDREKRERERQELRILVGTNLVRLSQLEGVNVERYKQIVLTGILEQVVNCRDALAQEYLMECIIQVFPDEFHLQTLNPFLRACAELHQNVNVKNIIIALIDRLALFAHREDGPGIPADIKLFDIFSQQVATVIQSRQDMPSEDVVSLQVSLINLAMKCYPDRVDYVDKVLETTVEIFNKLNLEHIATSSAVSKELTRLLKIPVDTYNNILTVLKLKHFHPLFEYFDYESRKSMSCYVLSNVLDYNTEIVSQDQVDSIMNLVSTLIQDQPDQPIEDPDPEDFADEQSLVGRFIHLLRSEDPDQQYLILNTARKHFGAGGNQRIRFTLPPLVFAAYQLAFRYKENSKVDDKWEKKCQKIFSFAHQTISALIKAELAELPLRLFLQGALAAGEIGFENHETVAYEFMSQAFSLYEDEISDSKAQLAAITLIIGTFERMKCFSEENHEPLRTQCALAASKLLKKPDQGRAVSTCAHLFWSGRNTDKNGEELHGGKRVMECLKKALKIANQCMDPSLQVQLFIEILNRYIYFYEKENDAVTIQVLNQLIQKIREDLPNLESSEETEQINKHFHNTLEHLRLRRESPESEGPIYEGLVL